One region of Cottoperca gobio chromosome 19, fCotGob3.1, whole genome shotgun sequence genomic DNA includes:
- the LOC115024180 gene encoding uncharacterized protein LOC115024180 produces MSTLFACEDPATWRSVYGKYWDVVEAKSKGKKPGKLLNLEKWYQEKLPTLISSRPDKHVTQSELVKLMEWKLTRGKFRPRLQQLVASNSEDTVEKCSRKAFSLLPDVQAAIAELSSLKGVGPATASAVLAAGAPEQAAFMSDEAMESVPGLKPILYTAKHYALYLGKMVEHTEKLNKVDPQQDWTPHRLELCLWALTAAKQQQLPLLKDVDVKASCVAETCSDAAQRPTKKIKTR; encoded by the exons ATGAGTACTCTGTTTGCCTGTGAGGATCCAGCCACATGGAGGAGTGTGTATGGGAAATACTGGGATGTAGTGGAGGCTAAGAGCAAAGGCAAGAAACCTGGAAAGCTGCTGAACCTTGAGAAGtg GTACCAAGAGAAGCTGCCCACACTCATTTCAAGTCGACCTGACAAACATGTCACTCAGTCGGAGCTGGTGAAACTGATGGAGTGGAAGCTCACT AGAGGGAAGTTCAGGCCgaggctgcagcagctggtCGCTTCCAACAGCGAGGACACTGTAGAGAAATGTTCCAGAAAGGCGTTCAGCCTCCTGCCCGATGTGCAGGCAGCGATTGCAGAGCTCAGCTCCCTGAAAGGAGTCGGCCCAGCAACGGCTTCAG CTGTGTTGGCGGCAGGAGCTCCAGAACAGGCTGCATTCATGTCAGACGAAGCCATGGAGAGTGTACCGGGACTAAAGCCCATCCTGTACACTGCCAAGCACTACGCTCTCTACCTGGGCAAAATGGTCGAGCACactgaaaaactaaacaaag TGGATCCCCAGCAGGACTGGACGCCCCACAGGCTGGAGCTGTGTTTGTGGGCGTTGACCGCAgccaaacagcagcagctcccaCTTCTAAAGGATGTTGACGTGAAGGCCAGCTGTGTGGCGGAGACGTGCTCCGACGCTGCCCAGAGACCAACGAAGAAGAtcaaaacaagataa